In a genomic window of Equus asinus isolate D_3611 breed Donkey chromosome 11, EquAss-T2T_v2, whole genome shotgun sequence:
- the CDK8 gene encoding cyclin-dependent kinase 8 isoform X9, translating to MVKSLLYQILDGIHYLHANWVLHRDLKPANILVMGEGPERGRVKIADMGFARLFNSPLKPLADLDPVVVTFWYRAPELLLGARHYTKAIDIWAIGCIFAELLTSEPIFHCRQEDIKTSNPYHHDQLDRIFNVMGFPADKDWEDIKKMPEHSTLMKDFRRNTYTNCSLIKYMEKHKVKPDSKAFHLLQKLLTMDPIKRITSEQAMQDPYFLEDPLPTSDVFAGCQIPYPKREFLTEEEPDDKGDKKNQQQQQGNNHTNGTGHPGNQDSSHTQGPPLKKVRVVPPTTTSGGLIMTSDYQRSNPHAAYPNPGPSTSQPQSSMGYSTTSQQPPQYSHQTHRY from the exons AAACCTGctaatattttagttatgggtgaAGGTCCTGAGCGAGGAAGAGTAAAAATTG ctgaTATGGGCTTTGCCCGATTATTTAATTCACCTTTGAAGCCTTTAGCAGATTTGGATCCAGTAGTTGTAACATTCTGGTACCGAGCCCCAGAATTACTTCTTGGAGCGAGACATTATACCAAAGCTATTG atatttggGCTATAGGGTGTATATTTGCAGAACTACTAACGTCAGAACCAATATTTCACTGTCGACAAGAGGACATCAAAACTAGTAATCCTTATCACCATGACCAGCTGGACAGAATATTCAATGTAATGGGATTTCCTGCAG ataaagattgggaagatataaaaaagatgCCTGAACATTCTACATTAATGAAAGATTTCAGAAGAAATAC gTATACCAACTGCAGCCTTATCAAGTACATGGAAAAACATAAAGTTAAACCAGATAGTAAAGCATTCCACTTG CTTCAGAAGTTGCTTACCATGGACCCAATAAAGCGAATTACCTCAGAACAGGCTATGCAGGATCCCTATTTCTTAGAAGACCCACTTCCTACATCAGA CGTATTTGCCGGGTGTCAAATCCCTTATCCAAAACGAGAATTTCTAACAGAAGAAGAACCTGATGACAAAGGAGACAAA AagaaccagcagcagcagcagggcaaTAACCATACTAATGGAACTGGTCACCCAGGGAATCAAGACAGCAGTCACACACAGGGACCCCCGTTGAAAAAAGTGAGAGTTGTTCCTCCTACCACTACCTCAGGTGGACTAATCATGACCTCAGACTATCAG CGTTCCAATCCACATGCTGCCTATCCCAACCCTGGACCAAGCACATCACAGCCACAGAGCAGCATGGGATACTCAACTACctcccagcagcctccacagTACTCACATCAGACACACCGGTACTGA
- the CDK8 gene encoding cyclin-dependent kinase 8 isoform X10 yields MGFARLFNSPLKPLADLDPVVVTFWYRAPELLLGARHYTKAIDIWAIGCIFAELLTSEPIFHCRQEDIKTSNPYHHDQLDRIFNVMGFPADKDWEDIKKMPEHSTLMKDFRRNTYTNCSLIKYMEKHKVKPDSKAFHLLQKLLTMDPIKRITSEQAMQDPYFLEDPLPTSDVFAGCQIPYPKREFLTEEEPDDKGDKKNQQQQQGNNHTNGTGHPGNQDSSHTQGPPLKKVRVVPPTTTSGGLIMTSDYQRSNPHAAYPNPGPSTSQPQSSMGYSTTSQQPPQYSHQTHRY; encoded by the exons ATGGGCTTTGCCCGATTATTTAATTCACCTTTGAAGCCTTTAGCAGATTTGGATCCAGTAGTTGTAACATTCTGGTACCGAGCCCCAGAATTACTTCTTGGAGCGAGACATTATACCAAAGCTATTG atatttggGCTATAGGGTGTATATTTGCAGAACTACTAACGTCAGAACCAATATTTCACTGTCGACAAGAGGACATCAAAACTAGTAATCCTTATCACCATGACCAGCTGGACAGAATATTCAATGTAATGGGATTTCCTGCAG ataaagattgggaagatataaaaaagatgCCTGAACATTCTACATTAATGAAAGATTTCAGAAGAAATAC gTATACCAACTGCAGCCTTATCAAGTACATGGAAAAACATAAAGTTAAACCAGATAGTAAAGCATTCCACTTG CTTCAGAAGTTGCTTACCATGGACCCAATAAAGCGAATTACCTCAGAACAGGCTATGCAGGATCCCTATTTCTTAGAAGACCCACTTCCTACATCAGA CGTATTTGCCGGGTGTCAAATCCCTTATCCAAAACGAGAATTTCTAACAGAAGAAGAACCTGATGACAAAGGAGACAAA AagaaccagcagcagcagcagggcaaTAACCATACTAATGGAACTGGTCACCCAGGGAATCAAGACAGCAGTCACACACAGGGACCCCCGTTGAAAAAAGTGAGAGTTGTTCCTCCTACCACTACCTCAGGTGGACTAATCATGACCTCAGACTATCAG CGTTCCAATCCACATGCTGCCTATCCCAACCCTGGACCAAGCACATCACAGCCACAGAGCAGCATGGGATACTCAACTACctcccagcagcctccacagTACTCACATCAGACACACCGGTACTGA